In one window of Candidatus Scalindua sp. DNA:
- a CDS encoding ABC transporter ATP-binding protein — MKTSSFQSLPGEKGVIILNAIDSEKAVIAKGLERRFGNFIAVNHISFEVARGEIFGFLGPNGAGKSTTIRMLCGLLTPTGGTGTVAGYDIRTEAERIKNHIGYMSQKFSLYEDLTVEENINFYSGIYRIDPEKKKERKEWVIEMAGLREHRQSQTAILSGGWKQRLALGCAVLHEPPILFLDEPTSGVDPLSRRQFWDLIYELSGRGVTIFVTTHYMDEAEYCDRIGLIYRGGLTAIGTPAVLKTELMQDDVLDVQCERPQDVMDKLEKLTGIKEVALFGKGLHVIVEDAETATGTIRDFLNKQGYQVSRVEKIVPSMEDVFVSLIESRDRAEQPQHEVRQ; from the coding sequence CTGAACGCCATTGATAGCGAGAAAGCCGTTATTGCAAAGGGACTGGAAAGGCGATTTGGCAATTTTATTGCGGTGAATCACATCAGTTTTGAGGTTGCCAGGGGCGAGATATTTGGTTTCCTGGGCCCCAATGGAGCCGGCAAATCCACAACAATACGGATGCTCTGCGGTCTTCTTACACCAACTGGTGGTACGGGAACCGTGGCCGGGTACGACATCAGGACTGAAGCAGAACGGATTAAAAATCACATTGGTTACATGAGCCAGAAGTTTTCACTCTATGAAGATTTAACGGTTGAAGAAAATATTAATTTTTACAGCGGAATTTATCGCATCGATCCAGAAAAGAAGAAGGAACGTAAGGAGTGGGTTATTGAGATGGCCGGTCTCAGGGAGCACCGGCAGTCACAGACGGCCATTCTTTCGGGTGGCTGGAAGCAGAGGCTTGCACTAGGGTGTGCAGTCCTCCACGAACCACCCATACTATTTCTTGATGAACCGACTTCTGGTGTTGACCCCCTCAGCAGACGCCAGTTCTGGGACCTGATCTACGAACTCTCTGGAAGAGGTGTAACAATATTTGTTACCACCCATTATATGGACGAGGCGGAATATTGTGACAGAATAGGGCTTATCTATCGTGGAGGGTTAACCGCCATAGGCACACCGGCTGTGCTTAAGACAGAACTCATGCAGGATGATGTCCTTGATGTCCAGTGTGAACGCCCCCAGGATGTAATGGATAAGCTTGAAAAGCTTACGGGAATTAAGGAGGTGGCGCTGTTTGGTAAAGGACTCCATGTCATTGTTGAAGATGCAGAAACTGCAACAGGCACAATACGAGATTTCCTCAATAAACAAGGTTATCAGGTTTCACGTGTCGAAAAGATAGTTCCCTCGATGGAGGATGTGTTTGTATCGCTCATAGAGTCCCGTGACAGGGCAGAACAGCCTCAACATGAGGTACGGCAATAA